GTAATAAATCACCTCaagtgtaataaattacctgaagtgtaataaattacctgaagTAATAAAGTACCCGAAGTGTAATAAATCACCTGAATTGTCATAAATTACCAGAAGTGTAATAAATTACCCGAAGTGTAATAAATCACCCGAAGTGTAATAAATCACCTGAATTGTAGTAAATTATCAGAAGTGTAATAGATCACCCGAAGTGTAATAAATCACCTGAAGTGTAATAAATCACTCGAAGTGTAATAAATCACCTGAAGTGTAATAAATCACCCGAAGTGTAATAAATTGCCGGAAGTGTAATAAATTGCccgaattgtaataaattacccgaattgtaataaattacctgaattgtaataaattacccgAAGTGTAACAAATTGTccgaattgtaataaattacctgaattgtattaaattacccgaattgtaataaattacctgaattgtaataaattacccgaattgtaataaattacatgaattgtattaaattacccgaattgtaataaattacctgaattgtaatatattgcccgaattgtaataaattacccgAAGTGTAATAAAGTACCCGAAGTGTAATAAATTACCCGAAGTGTAATAAAGTACCCGAAGTGTAATAAATTACCCGAAGTGTAATAAATTACCCGAAGTGTAATAAAGTACCCGAAGTGTAATAGATTACCCGAAGTGTAATAAATTACCCGAAGTGTAATAAAGTACCTGaagtgtaataaattacctgaagtgtaataaattacccgaagtgtaataaattacctgaagTGTAATAAAGTACCTGAAGTGTAATAAAGTACCCGaagtgtaataaattacctgaagtgtaataaattacctgaagTGTAATAAAGTACCTGAAGTGTAATAAAGTACTTGAAGTGTAATAAATTGAAGTGTAATGTACCTGAATAATATTACCTGCCGGATACCTGaagtgtaataaattacctgaagtgtaataaattacctgaattgtaataaataataatacctgAAGTGTAATAAATTAGTAGTAGAAGTGTAATAAAGTACCCGAAGTGTAATAAAGTACCTGaagtgtaataaattacctgaagTGTAATAAAgtacctgaattgtaataaagtaCCCGAAGTGTAATAAATTAcatgaattgtaataaattacctgaagTGTAATAATCACCTGAAGTGTAATAAAGTACCTGAAGTGTAATAAAGTACCCGTATTGTAATAAAgtacctgaattgtaataaattaattgagTATAATAAATTACCTGAAGTGTAACTTATTTCCATAATTGTAATATTAGTTCTTTACCTCATATGGATGTGAAACtttactaaaattataaaaatgagttataatggaattcatcaccTGTCTCTTTCATCACATAAAGTATCAtaatctgtcttcaaataataaattacttccagtttgtaataaattacctgaagTTGTATGTTCATACCTTTCgagaattatatttaaattacctgttctttaaaatgtaataggattgcatctatatataaaaattggcctaaatataataaattacctgaattgtAGTAAATTTCCTCAGTTGTAATAAATTgcaatctatatatgtatgtatctatctatctatctatctatctatctatctaactacttatctatctatctatctatctatctatctatctatctatctgtctgtctgtctgtctgtctgtctgtctgtctgtctatctaatATATTTGTCTAACTGTCggtctctctatgtctgtatgtatatcagTCTATGCATCGATATATACAATACTAAATGGTAACTATTTATTAACACCACAGTCACGACATAACATTAACATTCACACCACAGTCACGACATGACAGTATCATCCACATCACAGTCACGACATGACAGTAACATCCATACCACATTCACGACATGACAGTAACATTCACACTACACTCACGACAAGACAGTAATATTAACACCAGTCATGACAAGAAAGTAACATTTACACCAGTCACGACATGACAGTAACATTCACACCACAGTCACGACATGACAGTAACATTCATACCACAGTCACGAAATGACAGTAATATCCACACCGCAATCACGATATGACAGTAACATTCACACCACAGTCACGATATGCCAGTAACCTTCACACCAGTCACGACATGAAAGTAACCTTCACACCAGTCACGACATGACAATAACATTCATACAACAGTTACGACATGAGTGTTTTATTCACACCACAGTCACGACATGACAGTAACATTCTCACCACAGTCACGACATTAAAGTAACACCCACACCACTCACGACTAGACAGTAACATCCACACCACAGTCACGACATGAAAGTAACATTCACATTACAGCACAGTCACGATATGACAGTAACATTCACAGCACAGTCACGACATGACAGTAACATTCACAGCACAGTCACGACATGACAGTAACCTTCACACCGCAGTCGCATGACAGTAACATTCACTCCACAGTAACGACATGACAGTAACACTCACACCACATTCACGGTAACATGACAGTAACATTCACACCAGTCACGGCATGACAGTAACCTTCACACCACAGTCACGACATGACAGTAACATCCACACCACTGTCACGACATGACAGTAACATTCACACCACAGTCACGACATGACAGTAACATCCACAGCACAGTCAAGACATGAAAGTAACATTCACACCACAGTCAAgacataacaataatattcaCACAACAATCACGACATGACAGTAACATTCACACCAGTCACGACATGACTAACATTCACCTCTCCTGTTTCCTCTTTTTACAGCTGGATTTGTTTGGATTCTTTTGCTAGGATTTGTTATGATTCTCCCATACGTGAGTTTTATTCAACGATTTGGTGTGACGTTAGGGCAGAGTAAATATGGTGTTTGGGCACCAAAAAGCCGAACAGCAAAGGTTACCGAGAAACCAAAGTGTAAACATCCGGTTTTGCCAAGATTTATTTGTGAAGAAAGGCCAGGAAGGTTTGGAAATCAGATGTTCTCTTTCGCCTCAGCTTATGGAATAGCCGCCCATCTTAATCGGACTATGGTGGTGGATCGTTCAACATATCTTAATAAGATCTTCACCCTTGATGCCATGATGGTGGACAAGTGTGTCTGCGGTGAAGCTAAGCCGAAACATTCCAAGAAGCATTGCTCGTTTGACAAGGATCTTTTAAATCTTAAATCAAGTGAAAATTACAGAGTTGGACTTTATCTGCAGTCTTGGAAATATTTCGAGTCCGTTGTCCCACAGATCAAGAAACAATTCACATTCAAACGAGAAGTGTTCGATAAAGCGCTAGAAATAATCACGAAAATCAAGACTGATTTCTTGAAGAAGCATTCTGGAATCAACGTTAAACCTCTTGGAAAAAATATCACATTCGTTGGAGTTCACGTTAGGCGGGGTGATGTTATTGGAAACaaaatttttattgattttggaTACATGGTCGCTCCTAAAGAGTACATTGATAAAGCTatgatgtattttataaacAACTTTACAGATGTTCTGTTTTTGGTTTGTTCTGACAATATGACGTGGACAACGGCCAACGTTAATCACTCAAATGTTGTATATGTGCGAGGTAATTCGCCGGAAGTGGACATGAGCGTGCTTAGCCAATGTAATCACACGATCGTTACCATCGGCACGTTTGGCTGGTGGGCGGGATTTCTCGCAGGGGGAATAACTCTGTATTACAAACACCCTGCCAAAGAAGGCTCCCGATTTAGAAAACATTTCTCAAAAGACTATTCTGATTTTTATTATCCAGGCTGGATTGGAATGGAATAGTATTATACCCCAATTCAGAATTTCTATCGAATCTTAACAGCGTA
Above is a genomic segment from Gigantopelta aegis isolate Gae_Host chromosome 7, Gae_host_genome, whole genome shotgun sequence containing:
- the LOC121377523 gene encoding galactoside alpha-(1,2)-fucosyltransferase 1-like, which produces MRRMWLKAGFVWILLLGFVMILPYVSFIQRFGVTLGQSKYGVWAPKSRTAKVTEKPKCKHPVLPRFICEERPGRFGNQMFSFASAYGIAAHLNRTMVVDRSTYLNKIFTLDAMMVDKCVCGEAKPKHSKKHCSFDKDLLNLKSSENYRVGLYLQSWKYFESVVPQIKKQFTFKREVFDKALEIITKIKTDFLKKHSGINVKPLGKNITFVGVHVRRGDVIGNKIFIDFGYMVAPKEYIDKAMMYFINNFTDVLFLVCSDNMTWTTANVNHSNVVYVRGNSPEVDMSVLSQCNHTIVTIGTFGWWAGFLAGGITLYYKHPAKEGSRFRKHFSKDYSDFYYPGWIGME